acgataacaattaccgttttAATACAAGTATATAATTAGTGGTGTTTCTTTGATTTGGTTACATATTGTTCTTATGTCTTAGCTTGAATGTTTGGATTTGTATAATTTTAAACTTGCACTACTGGAAATGTTCCTGAcaaataagctgtttacatgctgAACCCTTGTTCTTTTGATGTCaaaagttgcacttttgataaggtgtttcctatatttttgtaaactgttacactttttgaaactatttcagcttgtgtaggcctataagtgctttctgaacatattgaccacacttttaaaaataccgcgATATTACCAAAAAACGTGATatttttggtcactataacggtgaggttaaattttcataccgttacatccctagccAGAGTGTACTGGCACTGCGCTTGGCTTGAAAGAGTTGCACTCTGCCAGGCTTTAACTTTTCTACCCCAAAACCAACACATTTCTGAATAACATCCAGTTCTCTTCCAATATATCATTGGgtctgtttctttttatttctttttctacgtactgtactgtagtcTCTTATGAAATAGAGACCGTTCTCAAGAGTAAGAAATAAATCACCCCAAGCATAGTTTTCTGCATTACATGTTCtgtaaaaaaggttttcataTCGGCGCATTGGAAAAACGTATACGCTGATACGATATGTCTCTGATAGGCCAATATCGGCCAACcgatatacaggtgctggtcatataattagaatattatgaaaaagttgatttatttcagtaattccattcaaaaagtgaaacttgtataatgtatacattcattccacacagactgatatatttcaagtgttttatttcttttaattttgatgattataactgacaactaaatgaaaaccccaaattcagtatctcagaaaattagaatattgtgacaaggttgaatattgaagacacctggtgccacactctaatcagctaattaactcaaaacacctgcaaaggcctttaaatggtctctcagtctagttctgtaggccaCACAATCacggggaagactgctgacttgacagctgtccaaaagacgaccattgacaccttgcacaaggagggcaagacacaaaagtgtcattgctaaagaggctggctgttcacagagctctgtgtccaagcacgttaatagagaggcgaagggaaggaaaagatgtagaaaaaaaagtgtacaagcaatagggataaccgcaccctggagaggattgtgaaacaaaacccattcagaaatgtgggggagattcacaaagagtggactgcagctggagtcaatgcttcaagaaccaccacgcacagacgtatgcaagacatgggtttcagctgtcacattccttgtgtcaagccactcctgaacaagacacagtgtcagaagcgtctcgcctgggctaaagacaaaaaggactggactgctgctgagtggtccaaagttatgttctctgatgaaagtacattttgcatttcctttggaaatcaaggtcccagagtctggaggaagagaggagaggcacagaatccacgttgcttaaaatccagtgtaaagtttccacagtcagtgatggtttggggtgccatgtcatctgctggtgttggtcccctgtgttttctgaggtccagggtcaacgcagccgtctaccaggaagtcttagagcacttcatgcttcctgctgctgaccaactttatggcgatgcagatttcattttccaacaggacttggcacctgcacacagtgccaaagctaccagtacctggtttaaggaccacggtatccctgttcttaattggccagcaaacttgcctgaccttaaccctatagaaaatctatgcggtattgtgaagaggaagatgcgttggccagacccaacaatgcagaagagctgaaggccactatcagagcaacctggcctctcataacacctgagcagtgccacagactgatcgactccatgccacgccgcattgctgcagtaattcaggcaaaaggagccccaactaagtattgagtgctgtacgtgctcatacttttcatgttcatacttttcagttggccaacatttctaaaaatccttttttgtattggtcttaagtaatattctaattttcggagatactgaatttgggattttcattagttgtcagttataatcatcacaattaaaagaaatgaacatttgaaatgtatcactgtgtgtgtgagatgaatgaatataatatacgaatttcactttttgaatggaattactgacattcAACCACCATAACGACCACCAGTTATATTGCAATCACTGCATTATCATTCATTACATGCAGTTGTGTTCCCCCCCCAAATTAACATTCTAAATATATGTAGCGGCGTCTCAGAACAGTGTAGCGTTCATGCTCATGCAGAGCATTATTTTCCCTCTCTAAGTGAAGACATCCTCATATACCAACGGGCTTATAGCAAACTCATGACCAGATTTTGAGAAAATCTTACaattttagtaaaaaaaaaacaatgctctTTGATCTGGATGTTGGATTGTCCCAAAAGTCTGTATTCCAAAAGTCAGATAATCCAGAGTTTGTGGTTCGGTAGGGGAAATGCTTCTTCAAAGAAACAGAGAGTCCTGTAGAAGATCTTGGCAGAACTTCAGGCAACCTGAAGCCTTAAAGCACCATTGTTTCTGACAAGCCCTGTAAACTGTTTGTCTCccatcccccccacccctcatGGCAGTGTTGCAATAGAGGTATGACTTGTGATTAAAATCATTGGAACTCTTGATCAGTCCTGACACAGGCTTGGTGGTTTTATTGGCTTAGTTGTTGCATATCTGGGTGTTCTGTTTActgtatgcatttattttgtgATTCTGTCTGAAACCCCCTAGAAGGAGCGTACCACTTGGACTATATAAAAATCAATTGTAACACAGACAAAAACCTTTACTCCTGTTGCATACTGTTTGTCTCAGTacaacattactgtattgtgtctcATCAGTTAACAGAATAGAACACTTTGGACTGGTGTTCTCTCGTGGCTTGCTGTCaatttaacaaacaaaacaaaaacagtccgACCTGCATGTCTAATCTTTTTATTCTGTTTCTGCACGTGCAGAACTCCAAAGTGCACATTCTAGACACGGAGGGGTTTGAGACCACGTTTGGGCCCAAGGCTCAGAGGAAGAGGCCCAGTCTCGTGGTGGGGGATATGAAGGACCTCGTAGAAAAGGCTGAGGCCTCAGTCCTGACCTACAGTGCAGACAAGGACAAAGACCTAGTGACTGAGGACACAGGGGTCCGGTAAGACCCTCAGAAGATATTATAATCAATCCACTCTACTGGCTACTCTTAACTGATCAGAAGCATGGTTGCTGAATTTTCCTATTTAAAGGTAAAGATGCTCATTCTTAATTCTCATTTTGCAACAGGGAGGAAGTACGTGATGAAATCTTCAAAAAGGGACAGTCCAAGAGGATCTGGGGAGAACTTTACAAGGTATTCTTTCCATCCTCCTGTCAGCACTGTGCATTGCGTTAATGTAGAGGTGGTACGCTGAAGTGTTACGGGGCCGTTCTACATTCCTCACTTGTGTTTTTTGTAATAGGTGATCGACTCATCTGATGTCGTCATCCAAGTGCTGGATGCCCGTGATCCCATGGGAACGCGCTCCAATAGCATTGAGGCATATATGAAGAAGGAGAAATCCTGGAAACATCTGATCTTTGTTCTAAACAAGTGTGACCTCGTCCCCACCTGGGTCACAGTaagacatttttccttttttaaccgGTTTATCTTTGGTTCCCATTTAATTGGGAGTGGTCGTGTctgttttttcataatattAAATTATGTGGGTGTCTCTTTGTCTCAACTCAATTTTGAACCAGAAACGGTGGGTCGCTGTTTTATCCCAAGAGTACCCTACTCTGGCTTTCCATGCCAGCCTCACCAACTCGTTTGGTAAGGGCTCCCTCATCCAGCTGCTCAGGCAGTTTGGCAAGGTAAGCACATTCCTCAAATTCAAAGTATCTTTGATTTGTCATGAGCAGAAAACAATGTACTTATTTACTGCTGGTGTAATTTTATCTTCAACAGAATAATTTATTTGCTGATAAATCTAGTACCTTGGATATTCAACTAAGTGCAACCCCTTTTGATTTATGAGCACACTATAAAGTTGCAGATATACTTGTGAAAACAAGAACTACTAGCTATAATATAGGATGTTAGTGCTTGGGCTTCAGTTCTCTACAGTCCTCAATATTTTGCCCATTCCAAAATTATGCCATATGGTTTATAGATGGAAAtggtttatacagtatattcattaTTTAGATTTCACTATAATCACAATTCATTAATGCTTAATACtgtgtgaaaattgcaaaatgAGGGCAATCACAGCTCCTCAGTAAAGGGCATGTTTATATTGAAGCtgcttttttctcttcatgtataaacataaacaagGATAGGGTTTGAGAATTATGTCATGTGAGATGGTTCAAatttgtactatatatatatatatactagggtagctgtaaaatgtatatatgttgCTGTATTAGGACATTGTGGGCAATGCTGAAAATCAATATGCAGGACTCACTTTATCATAACATTAGAATTGCAAACATCATTAGGATAAATGCATCAATGTGATGGACGTATCTTGCTTTGTCACATATTAAATTCAATGGAGTAGTCAAAAGACATTcctttttagatattttttctAAAATTGTTCATTAATCAAATTTCCAAAACCATTGATACATTATAATGTACATGGCTATCCTGACATAAGATTACCTTTACCATGATAGGCTGTATCACCTACCCCTAGACATGTGACGTAGTGGAATATGTTTGTGAAAACTTAAAAGGACCAAAAggtcaaaaaaaatcaaaaagggGTTCTGTTCTTGTTGGATTTAATAATGGGGCTTAAAGAGGTTGTTATGAGAAAGGCacagaaaaaaactattatgattgtttttctttgtgtaaAAGGTTTTCTCTGTTGGACCACGTTGACTAAAATATGGGCTAAAAGGTGAAAAATCTGTTCTAAAACAGCCTTCATAGTTTACATCCTGGGACAAAAACTAAAAGATAGCTATATCTCCTTGTTTTAAAAGGTTTCGTGATTGTCTTGTTTacgtaaaaaaatatttttaagatATCCTTTGGTATGTGTTTTGAACAAACAACATTATAGTTCTGGTGTGATGACAAGTTCACTTGGTTTATTGCTGAAGAGCAACAGAGCCCCATCTAAAATTACCTCCAAGAACTGGGGACAGGCTAAGGTTGTTGTTTCATAAACTGCAACattctgactttattttctGCTTCCCACAGCTCCACACAGACAAGAAACAGATAAGTGTGGGTTTCATTGGCTACCCAAATGTGGGAAAGAGCTCCGTCATCAACACACTGCGCTCTAAGAAGGTCTGCAATGTGGCACCCCTTGCCGGAGAAACAAAGGTAGGATTTGAGTGTCATCTCAGCCATGCAGACCTAAATTTAAACCTGTAATATGCAACAGAGCAAAGTGAACGCTAGACAATCTGTCTAGTAAGCACTGCCGTGGTTGGTCCTATAAAGAGGACTACAGGAAACAACAATTTTtgatcattttaaaagaaaattatgAATCTAAATTGTGATGGTTTACACTGAAAATAATGTAAAGGCCTACAatatagaaaatgaaaagacaggTAGTACATAAACGCTACTAATAAAATAAGGATAGGAGCAGAGAAGGGAATGGTATTTTTGTGTATAGAGTGAAAAGTAGAGGAGCTTTGATTCTGTGGGGAGGTGATGTGAGGTGAAAAGATGCACATTCCTCTTCTTAACTTGGTAATTGTTGTTGCAACAGCAGAAGTAGTTGGCTTTGAGTTCTTACCTATATAACTGAAAATCTAAGTGGAATCAGGGTcaagagaaagaacaacaaccaTTTCTATCCTTAATTTCCTCTCTCTGGGGCTGCTTATCCTACTTGGAAATGAACAAGGGTCTGAAAACCCCAATGTCCACAGCAGGGTCAAGgggaaagaaagggaaaatATCTGTATTTCTACATGCTTTGCAAAGCTGTGAACTTGGACCACGAGAGGCGAGAATTTCTTTTGCACACCCAGCCAATGAATCTGATGGGCATGTGGCCAACACTATTTCTCACCTTGTCTTTGATTCTCACCACATACTCTACGCTATTTAATGACAGCCAAACAAGCTCATGATCCGCAGCACTGCTGTGACGCTTGTTCCTCCTTTTGTTAGAATGGATGGGTGTTTATGTTTATATGAAAAGTTACTTCACAATTCCTTGGATGAAGCAGTAGCAGGGAGAATTCTTTGTTGCagtaagagaagagagagatttACCATCTCACGTGTAACTGAAACGATTTCATCATACAGACAGCATTAATCTCCTTTCCTAGGTGTGGCAGTACATCACTTTGATGAGGCGCATCTTCCTCATTGACTGTCCTGGTGTTGTCTATCCTTCAGAAGACAGTGAATCTGATATTGTCTTGAAAGGAGTGGTAAGTctctctttcatttgtttttccttttgtctACCAAGGTTTTGTGATATCTGCCTCGCATTCTTCTGCTACCACCCCGATACAATCAAGGTGAATTTCAGTTTTGCTTCTCGTAGCACCAAAAAACAGTAGCAtctgaaaaacagacacacaatgtCCCAGTAACTGATAATGTGGCATATTTGAAAGCTTGAGTACCTGGAGTGTGACGAATAAAGAATTGGAAGTGAATTCCTATTGCTAATGCCCAGCTgtttcaaaaaaagaagaaaaaaaaagagccttaATCAGCTCCGATTCTAATCTTCCAGATCCTAGCTTTAACATCTAGGCCATCCAGTCCCCGTAACTGAAAGGTTGCAGGTTCATATCTTAAATTGcacttatttttctctctcgtCCTCACAAAGGTTCAAGTGGAGAAGATCAGGAACCCAGAGGAGCACATTGCGGCAGTACTGGAGCGGGCCAAGCCAGAATACATTCAGAAGACCTACCGCATCCCCACTTGGAGCTCTGCTGAGGACTTCCTTGAGAAGATGGCATTTCGCACTGGGAAACTTCTGAAGGTTCCTCTTTCATTTTCTTGCTTGCAGGACCTTAACAGGCTGTACAGATAGATACAGATAGCTTTATTTATCCCCAAAGGGCAATTCAGTTTCTACAGTCCACCGAGACATACACAGTCATACTGCCGGTCATCCGTGACAGAGGGAGCACAATGCAAAGGCATTcgggaaagaaaacaaaacaaaaaaataagtttttgttctatttatttatttcataaaaatgtaacatcAAGGTAAGAAGCAGAGAATTTGGTTACCAAACAAAACCTTATTATCAGTTTGAAATAATTTCAGTTAAAGCATTTGTGGGTGTTCTACAAATGCTTTATATGCAGTATGTAAAGCATTTTAATTGTCAATTTTAGTGCAACAGCAAATCCTTATGTAACATATCTGGTCTATTTTTAGTTAAATAGAAAAGTGTATGTCAACCACTAGTTTTCAATCCTAAGCTTGTGCAATGTGTTCTTGGCATTGTGCAGGGCGGGGAGCCAGATCTCTCCACAGTCTCCAAAATGGTGTTGAATGATTGGCAGAGAGGACGTATCCCCTTCTTTGTGAAACCCCCTGGACCTGAGAGGGATCAAGACGTAAGAGTTTACAGATTTTTCCACCTGTGTCTTTTTCAGTAAATTACTTTTTCTCCCACAACAACCTGTGTTCTGTGTTGTAAACCTGCATTTTGTTTCTGCCATTCTTCAAGGACAAGCTATTGCCAGTTGAAGGACCCTCAGAGGAAGTCAAAAATGTGCAGGAGGAACAGCCAGACAATCCGGATGCCATCTCGGCGGAACATGAGGAACAGCAGCAGCGGCTGCAGAGAAAGAAGGAGCAGGTCCAGAAGATTCTGTCTAATGTGCGACAGAACTTTGGCAAGATCAATGTGGCACCTGAGTTCACCGAGGAAGACTTGGTTCCTGTGGAGATGCCTGACCTGGAACTCTCTGACTTCTCTGGCTCTGATGGCGAGGAAGacagtgaagaagaggagggtggAGAGGAAGACGGGACCAATGTTGAACCAGCCGATGGAGAGCCTGAGGCCTCCGGGCCCTCCGAGCCCACAACTGCTCAGACTGGCAAAGCCACCAGCAACAAGAGTTCACGCGAGGTGATTCGAGAGCTGGATGAGAAGATCTCCAAGTACAAGCATTTCCTGGACCGGGCCAAATCCAAACGCTTCTCTGCAATCCGGTCCGTCTTCTCTCACCCAAACCTTACATATTACTTTGTTTAGTGAAGTGCCCTAATTTCTTTTATTCAGTAAAGTCAACGTGAGGTTGTCGGGTAGAGATGCCATGCCTTTTAGGTGGTCCGTGCTAACCAGTTTTTAAGCTCCTGAGGACTAGCGGTCTTCAGTTTTACTCTCTACTTTTGCATGTGATTGTGTTCTTTAATCTTCTGCCCACACACTGAAGACAAGTCAAATAACAGTTGTATAGATAATCTGAGCCTAATTTAATCACTAATGCTTATTTCAACTGATCCCAACAGGAGTAAACCgtttgatttacattttttcttgttcttcttctttggaCAGGATACCTAAGGCACTTTCTGACAAAGCGTTCACAGACATCAAGACTAAACAAGTGGCGGCGGCAGCAGCAAAGCAAGCACAGCAGAAAGGTAGTCAGTCAACATGTTTGTCATGACTTTGTATGGTGCGGAATGTAGATATATTTTGGAAGGTGTATCAGATTTGGTTAGGGTCCGAAAGAGCTTTCACATTTCCTcagaacaaaataaaagacacacaagCATGCCATCTTACTGGCCtattatgaatgtgtgtgtgtgtgtgtgtgtgtgtgtgtgtgtgtgtgtgtgtgtgtgtgtgtgtgtgtgtgtgtgtagtgtgtgtgtgtgtgtgtatatatatatatatatatatatatatatatatatatatatatatatatatatatatatatatatatatatatatatatatatatatatatatatatatatatatatatatatatattacagctTATTTGCCTATAGCCATACAAATTGGGTAGGTAACATTGAGATCCAGCCAGGCACTGACATCAGCTTTATCAATCTCAGATGCAAACCAGAGGAGCAATAAGAGGAAAGCTGAGGACGAGGAGTCCACCCAATCCGACAGACTGACGTCTAAACAGGTATGCAGTGTTCTCTCAGATGTCAAACAGATCTCTCTGGGTCGACGCATTAAGTGAATGTCCATTCCTCATACTGACGTAACAGGAATGGAGATGAAAAGCtcattcttttctttgttctttttatcCATCTGTACAGAGAAGAGCGATGGACCGTGCCAAGAAGGTGAAGAAAGTTGGTGTGCGCTATTACGAAACACACAATGtcaagaacaagaacaagaacagAAAGGCCCCAGCATCAGCCACAGAAGGCCGAAAGGCCAAAAGATCAAAGCACTAAACTGGAGTCATGATAAAGTTTGTaataaatctttatttaaaCTAGCCAAAAAGGACAGCTTTTTATTGAAAATGCAGAGTTGATAGCAGGTGGAATTCTAACTAAGTGTTAAATGGTCTTTATCATGTGGCCACTTGATGCCTTATCTTGACTGTCCTTCAACCCAGAACTGTTTTTGAATGACATTTCATTCATCATTTACAGGTGTAATGCTCTCTTGATGTTAAAGAGAAATGTACGGTTGTATGAACTGTACTTGTCATGCCATGctgtaataaaaatatttgcTTATTACACAGTTAAGTttacattaattaatataatttaGAAAGAGACATTCTGTACTGGGAAATTGCAACTCAGATCTTGTTTGGCGAAGTTACTTCTTTGGTGTAATAATCCCTTCCAGTTGGGTCTAAATAGGAagacaaatattaaaatattgagATATGCAACACGGATACTACTGGTGCTAAatcaaaaaaattataattctTTGCTATGTAATCTTGAAACCTCACCTTGAGCTGCTGGTTGGTTCTCTTCAAGAACTGAATCTCTTCAGTGTGCTTCTTTTCCTCCACCTGTCgcctttcattttctctcttttcaatgGCATCACATTTAGCTTTCTGTTCGTTCAGTTGCTTCATCAGGTCTTGTTTCTCATCCTCCTGATCAGAGATCTAGGTATGTAATAAGACACACTTGTAAGTTTGTTCCAGATGTGGGATCAATTATGTAAAGAGCACTACCaccatattttgtattttacaataactgaaGTGAAATGCTGCTCTCTGCTGGATACCTTACTGAACGGCAGCCTATAACTATTCCTATGGCTTTAGATGAGTGGAAAATTCAGCAATCCTATGAAATGCTTTGTGCCCAGGATGCCATTGGTTGTTGTAAGTCAACATAGAACTGTCCTTACTCTTTTCTCCATGTCAGCCTTGCCCTGCTCAGCCTGCAGTGCTTTCCTCATTCCAAAAGCAACGCTGCTTTCATACAGTGTCTGGTAGGCAGCGATGGTCATTTGTATCTCATCTCTGACCCTCAACAGCAGCAGACCCCTCTCAGCACAGTTGATGGTCACCTGTCTGATCAGCTCGTCTTACAGAAATAGAAAATTAGGAACAGAAGACAGTTGAGTTGATGTGGGTGGAAATCTGCCTTCATTGGAATATAGGAACATggtcatcagaaaaaaaagccaaataaagatagaaatccAGTTATATTGATCACAAAACTAGCTATAATCCATGTCTTTTAGCATGTCTGTGTATAAGGCAGTGTGTTCAGTCATCATCATAACCATAGTGACTTCAGTGATCACCAGCGTGTCAGCCTCCTCCTTACCAAAGCACTGGGAATAGAGCTCCCTGCGGACCGGGCAGATCCCTGTTTCTCTGGCCTGCCTTTGCTGCAGCTTTATGTCCAGCTGTTCCTCTAGGTGAATAACATCTGTTCTTGTACAAGGTGCGCTGGACACTTGCTGCACCCACAGTTGGTTTCCCTCCATCCATTCCCTGCAATAGCAGAAGTTGAGATAAATGAGTGTGGTTTGAACTTGTTTAACAAGATATTGTTGATAGGAAGAGCTATACCTGGGTGGAAGGATGGCGTTCAGGATCTCCTCATTTTCCTGCTTGGTGGCATCAGTAGTGGCTGATTTGGGTTTAGGAGGTGGTGGAACAGGGGTAGAGTTAGCAGGCTGCTGATGGCTCACTCTTAAAGGACGTCCCTGTAGTGacatattttgttacattatatattgcATGAACT
This sequence is a window from Sander vitreus isolate 19-12246 chromosome 6, sanVit1, whole genome shotgun sequence. Protein-coding genes within it:
- the gnl2 gene encoding nucleolar GTP-binding protein 2, whose translation is MVKPLFKGKSSINTSSSSSNPDRAKGAGGNNMRDRATIKRLNMYRQKKRCNNRGQVIRPLQFQSTVAPGTVARVEPNIKWFANTRVIKQSSLQKFQEEMGAIQKDPYRVVMKQSKLPMSLLHDRVKAHNSKVHILDTEGFETTFGPKAQRKRPSLVVGDMKDLVEKAEASVLTYSADKDKDLVTEDTGVREEVRDEIFKKGQSKRIWGELYKVIDSSDVVIQVLDARDPMGTRSNSIEAYMKKEKSWKHLIFVLNKCDLVPTWVTKRWVAVLSQEYPTLAFHASLTNSFGKGSLIQLLRQFGKLHTDKKQISVGFIGYPNVGKSSVINTLRSKKVCNVAPLAGETKVWQYITLMRRIFLIDCPGVVYPSEDSESDIVLKGVVQVEKIRNPEEHIAAVLERAKPEYIQKTYRIPTWSSAEDFLEKMAFRTGKLLKGGEPDLSTVSKMVLNDWQRGRIPFFVKPPGPERDQDDKLLPVEGPSEEVKNVQEEQPDNPDAISAEHEEQQQRLQRKKEQVQKILSNVRQNFGKINVAPEFTEEDLVPVEMPDLELSDFSGSDGEEDSEEEEGGEEDGTNVEPADGEPEASGPSEPTTAQTGKATSNKSSREVIRELDEKISKYKHFLDRAKSKRFSAIRIPKALSDKAFTDIKTKQVAAAAAKQAQQKDANQRSNKRKAEDEESTQSDRLTSKQRRAMDRAKKVKKVGVRYYETHNVKNKNKNRKAPASATEGRKAKRSKH
- the dnali1 gene encoding axonemal dynein light intermediate polypeptide 1, with the translated sequence MIPPAESLLKYENPVLISKSTDRKSPKGRPLRVSHQQPANSTPVPPPPKPKSATTDATKQENEEILNAILPPREWMEGNQLWVQQVSSAPCTRTDVIHLEEQLDIKLQQRQARETGICPVRRELYSQCFDELIRQVTINCAERGLLLLRVRDEIQMTIAAYQTLYESSVAFGMRKALQAEQGKADMEKRISDQEDEKQDLMKQLNEQKAKCDAIEKRENERRQVEEKKHTEEIQFLKRTNQQLKTQLEGIITPKK